In Candidatus Eisenbacteria bacterium, one DNA window encodes the following:
- a CDS encoding YfhL family 4Fe-4S dicluster ferredoxin: protein MSTMITEECINCGACEPECPNTAIYEGGVAYESGGQSHAALREDVYYIVPEKCTECVGFFDQEQCAAVCPVDCCVPNPKDVEAEEQLLARARALHPEQTFGPDAPSRFRKQ from the coding sequence ATGTCGACGATGATCACCGAGGAATGCATCAACTGTGGCGCTTGCGAGCCCGAGTGCCCGAACACCGCCATCTACGAGGGCGGCGTTGCGTACGAGTCCGGGGGCCAAAGCCACGCCGCGCTCCGCGAGGACGTGTATTACATCGTCCCCGAGAAGTGCACCGAGTGCGTCGGATTCTTCGATCAGGAACAGTGCGCCGCTGTCTGCCCGGTCGACTGCTGCGTTCCGAACCCGAAGGACGTCGAGGCCGAGGAGCAGCTCCTCGCGAGGGCCCGCGCGCTGCATCCTGAGCAGACCTTCGGCCCGGACGCGCCATCCCGGTTCCGCAAGCAATGA